The Verrucomicrobiia bacterium genome contains a region encoding:
- the lhgO gene encoding L-2-hydroxyglutarate oxidase: MHDCLIIGGGIVGLATAHSLLERQPGLRLILLEKESELAQHQTGRNSGVIHSGIYYKPGSFKAKFARAGSRSMVEFCRAQGIRHDVCGKVIVATREAELPQLEKLFQRGLENELPVRRLTADEVRETEPHVRCLAGLKVPTTGIVDYRAVCAKLAALVRARGGQIELGTRVARVTSSAPSHRIQTSRGDFEARFLINCAGLHSDRVARLARVRTQARIVPFRGEYYELVPERRHLVKTLIYPVPNPAFPFLGVHFTRMIDGSVHAGPNAVLAFKREGYHKTDVSLRDSWETLTYGGFWKLARKNWDEGWMEMRRSFSKAQFVRSLQQLIPEVREADVVPTHAGVRAQALQPDGGLVDDFLFVEERNAIHVCNAPSPAATASLEIGRTIAAKLPSLRTRTTVPV; the protein is encoded by the coding sequence ATGCACGATTGTCTCATCATTGGCGGTGGCATCGTCGGGCTGGCGACGGCCCACAGTCTCTTGGAGCGCCAGCCGGGTTTGCGCCTCATCTTGTTGGAGAAGGAGTCTGAACTGGCGCAACATCAAACCGGCCGGAACAGCGGCGTCATTCACTCGGGGATTTATTACAAGCCCGGCAGTTTCAAGGCGAAGTTCGCCCGGGCCGGCTCCCGCAGCATGGTGGAATTTTGCCGCGCGCAGGGCATCCGCCACGATGTGTGCGGCAAGGTGATCGTCGCCACGCGCGAGGCGGAACTACCCCAGCTCGAGAAATTGTTTCAACGCGGTTTGGAAAATGAATTGCCGGTCCGGCGGCTGACCGCCGATGAAGTCCGTGAAACGGAACCCCATGTCCGGTGTCTCGCGGGTCTTAAAGTGCCCACGACCGGCATCGTGGACTACCGGGCGGTGTGCGCGAAGTTGGCCGCATTGGTCCGCGCCCGCGGCGGGCAAATTGAACTGGGAACCCGGGTCGCCCGCGTCACATCGTCAGCACCAAGTCACCGGATCCAGACCAGCCGTGGGGACTTCGAGGCGCGCTTTCTCATCAATTGCGCCGGGCTGCACAGCGACCGGGTGGCGCGGCTGGCGCGGGTGCGCACGCAGGCGCGGATTGTGCCGTTCCGGGGTGAGTATTACGAACTGGTGCCGGAGCGGCGGCACTTGGTGAAAACCTTGATCTATCCGGTGCCGAATCCGGCGTTTCCGTTCTTGGGCGTCCACTTTACGCGCATGATCGATGGCTCGGTGCATGCCGGCCCGAACGCCGTGCTCGCCTTCAAGCGGGAGGGCTATCACAAGACGGATGTCTCCCTGCGCGACTCCTGGGAAACGCTCACCTACGGCGGCTTCTGGAAGCTGGCCCGGAAAAATTGGGACGAGGGCTGGATGGAAATGCGCCGCTCCTTCAGCAAGGCGCAGTTCGTGCGCAGCCTGCAGCAGCTCATCCCCGAAGTGCGGGAAGCCGACGTGGTGCCAACCCACGCGGGCGTGCGGGCCCAGGCCTTGCAGCCGGATGGTGGGTTGGTCGATGATTTCCTTTTCGTCGAGGAACGGAACGCCATCCACGTCTGCAATGCACCCTCGCCGGCGGCCACGGCTTCTTTGGAGATTGGGCGGACGATCGCCGCGAAATTGCCGTCACTGAGGACCCGCACGACGGTCCCCGTTTGA